One genomic region from Leptolyngbyaceae cyanobacterium JSC-12 encodes:
- a CDS encoding hypothetical protein (IMG reference gene:2510097188), protein MKYRATPDFWYHYRQLPNEIQELADRCYELLKQDSRYPSLHFKKVGSFWSVRIGVHYRALAVEENEDIVWFWIGTHAEYDQLLRGS, encoded by the coding sequence GTGAAATATCGCGCCACTCCTGACTTTTGGTATCACTATCGACAGTTACCAAACGAGATTCAAGAACTGGCTGATCGATGCTATGAATTACTTAAACAAGATTCTCGGTATCCGTCGCTGCACTTCAAAAAGGTAGGCTCGTTTTGGTCAGTACGGATCGGAGTACACTATCGCGCCTTGGCGGTAGAAGAAAATGAGGATATTGTCTGGTTTTGGATCGGAACTCATGCAGAGTATGACCAGTTATTGCGAGGTAGTTAA
- a CDS encoding hypothetical protein (IMG reference gene:2510097189) — protein sequence MSNLQEIERAVSQLSPEELATFRVWFAEFDAEIWDRQFEEDVAAGRLDDLARQALQHLREGRCTDL from the coding sequence ATGAGTAATTTGCAAGAGATCGAACGTGCTGTTAGTCAACTATCACCGGAAGAGCTTGCCACTTTTCGAGTCTGGTTTGCAGAATTTGATGCAGAAATATGGGATCGGCAGTTTGAGGAGGATGTCGCAGCAGGTCGGCTTGATGATCTCGCTAGACAAGCGTTGCAACATTTACGTGAAGGGCGTTGTACCGACTTGTGA
- a CDS encoding hypothetical protein (IMG reference gene:2510097190), with protein MKYIQTSVEKCEKSLLKVTRTVISVCSLILVISVSPYFSEIASAQNFWIRLAQELFIEAAKEGVRSYWGLCMKVLSFDQLLRHPLVGFSF; from the coding sequence GTGAAGTATATTCAAACAAGTGTCGAAAAATGTGAAAAGTCTTTGCTGAAAGTAACTCGCACCGTTATATCTGTATGTTCTCTGATCCTCGTCATTAGTGTGTCCCCATATTTTTCAGAAATTGCATCGGCTCAAAATTTTTGGATTAGGCTAGCACAAGAGCTTTTTATAGAGGCGGCAAAGGAAGGTGTTAGATCATATTGGGGGCTTTGTATGAAAGTATTGAGCTTTGACCAACTGCTAAGACACCCTCTAGTTGGATTTAGCTTCTGA
- a CDS encoding hypothetical protein (IMG reference gene:2510097191) has translation MSSQTKSLNEITQQAIQVLSKEIGIASTVRFLNQFSIGYGNYTEERESFFKDLTLDEILKRMQDT, from the coding sequence ATGAGCAGTCAAACGAAGTCCCTGAATGAAATTACTCAGCAAGCAATTCAAGTGCTATCTAAAGAAATTGGCATCGCAAGTACGGTGCGCTTTTTAAATCAGTTTTCAATCGGGTATGGCAACTATACAGAAGAGCGCGAAAGTTTCTTCAAAGACTTAACATTAGACGAGATTCTGAAGCGTATGCAAGACACCTAA
- a CDS encoding putative nucleic acid-binding protein (IMG reference gene:2510097192~manually curated) produces MRIYFDMCSLQRPLDTKTQIRVAVEAEAILNLIALWEAGQFELVSSQALMFEAEQITLSPRKAYVLEVLSKANLFLQPNKQIEERAQVFVNSGIKPLDALHLAFSVEAEVDYFCTCDDRFLRRAKEVDTWQTKVVSPFELITELSQ; encoded by the coding sequence ATGAGGATTTATTTTGATATGTGCAGTTTGCAACGCCCACTTGATACCAAGACGCAAATTCGAGTCGCTGTTGAAGCTGAAGCTATTCTCAATCTTATTGCACTATGGGAAGCCGGACAGTTCGAGTTAGTGTCTTCACAAGCCTTGATGTTTGAAGCTGAACAAATTACGCTCTCTCCAAGAAAAGCGTATGTTTTAGAGGTGTTATCGAAGGCAAACTTATTTCTTCAACCTAATAAACAAATCGAAGAACGAGCGCAAGTTTTTGTCAACTCAGGTATCAAACCACTCGATGCATTGCATTTGGCTTTTTCAGTTGAGGCAGAAGTAGATTATTTCTGCACATGCGATGACAGATTTTTAAGACGGGCTAAGGAAGTCGATACTTGGCAGACCAAAGTTGTTTCTCCTTTTGAACTGATTACGGAGCTATCGCAATGA
- a CDS encoding hypothetical protein (IMG reference gene:2510097193) produces MSYSQEPQPTREVQYTVTVDEETGSVTLSSQFSREEIDNRIQESSQETGDVEEETQEGLFPIKKIWWCVTCQSGVKRSVKAYTEVDAGFGVCGVQSFGVSRGKCPGG; encoded by the coding sequence ATGAGCTACAGTCAGGAACCCCAGCCTACGAGGGAAGTACAGTACACGGTTACTGTCGATGAAGAGACAGGATCAGTCACGCTATCGTCCCAATTCTCAAGGGAGGAGATTGATAATCGTATTCAAGAATCTTCTCAAGAAACTGGAGATGTAGAGGAAGAAACGCAAGAGGGACTATTCCCAATCAAGAAAATTTGGTGGTGTGTCACTTGCCAATCAGGTGTGAAAAGGAGTGTAAAAGCTTATACCGAGGTGGATGCGGGTTTTGGGGTGTGCGGAGTTCAGTCTTTTGGTGTGAGCAGAGGCAAATGCCCAGGAGGTTGA
- a CDS encoding DNA mismatch repair enzyme (predicted ATPase) (IMG reference gene:2510097194~PFAM: Histidine kinase-, DNA gyrase B-, and HSP90-like ATPase) — protein MTFQKELNEKIPVVLTGHALQSLRDSGYSLPAALGEVIDNSLEANANNITLHFEESQTKSGKKHIHRITVIDDGDGMDLQTLQRYPQVGYSTRYMRTDTIGKYGVGAKLAAFNYGQRLDVWSRTTQDSPWYHVWFDLEEALKQEQNGEPVGIDFPDTQPLPKDISAYIPDASGTVVVWSKVDRLEEGRKAPDAQALKAEVQHELARMFRYFLNDGISIAIEDTQLLPHDPLYLMEGTWADQELSKYYARLRKREGKNGREDSLPLPPPSQKSFTAKRIAREVIKVGNSSCTLTVTLYPKEVIRRRGMGGDDLAEKLRLPDNAGAISFIRLNREINYTNVPRIFPRGVQDPDRFIGIEVSFSPELDSYFGVRNVKRGVEPYDELRTQIRELLKKHVTEARNLLDDIWGQVSQESNESLGEHQPILEAAKDANRTLPKSRVKTSIPEEEKEKVLADLAKDIVGDNKEKQEEYQKAIKDLPFVLESVDFPGNILIDTQHIDGQVIIRLNTRHRFYREMWEPLRSIATALPGSISGDEAAKAARRSIEALTLLIIAYGKAESMDENPREHFTDLRSDWGKFTESLMGKIKDII, from the coding sequence ATGACATTTCAAAAAGAATTGAATGAAAAAATTCCTGTTGTTTTAACAGGGCATGCTTTGCAATCACTTCGTGATTCTGGTTACAGTTTACCTGCTGCACTTGGGGAGGTAATTGACAACAGCTTAGAGGCTAACGCAAATAATATTACCTTGCACTTTGAAGAGTCACAAACAAAGTCTGGCAAGAAGCATATTCATCGCATTACGGTCATTGATGACGGTGATGGCATGGATCTTCAAACGCTACAACGTTATCCCCAAGTTGGATATTCAACTCGCTATATGCGAACTGACACAATTGGGAAATATGGAGTAGGTGCAAAGCTTGCTGCATTCAACTACGGGCAAAGGCTTGATGTTTGGAGTCGCACTACACAGGATTCTCCTTGGTATCACGTCTGGTTTGATTTGGAAGAAGCACTAAAGCAAGAACAAAATGGTGAACCTGTTGGGATTGATTTTCCTGATACTCAACCTCTACCTAAAGATATTTCAGCGTATATACCTGATGCTTCTGGTACCGTTGTGGTTTGGTCAAAGGTTGATCGTCTGGAGGAAGGTCGAAAAGCTCCTGATGCACAAGCTCTAAAAGCTGAAGTCCAACATGAATTAGCACGAATGTTTCGTTACTTCCTAAATGATGGGATTTCAATTGCAATTGAAGACACTCAGCTTTTACCTCATGACCCTTTGTATCTAATGGAAGGAACTTGGGCTGATCAGGAGTTGTCTAAATACTATGCTCGACTAAGAAAAAGAGAAGGAAAAAATGGGAGAGAAGATTCTCTTCCTTTACCTCCTCCCTCTCAGAAAAGCTTTACAGCTAAAAGAATTGCTAGGGAAGTCATAAAAGTCGGAAATTCTAGTTGTACACTGACAGTTACTCTTTATCCAAAAGAGGTAATTCGTCGGCGTGGTATGGGTGGAGATGATTTGGCTGAGAAACTTCGCTTGCCAGACAATGCAGGCGCTATCAGCTTTATTCGTCTTAATCGCGAAATCAACTATACGAATGTCCCTCGAATTTTCCCTAGAGGGGTGCAAGATCCTGATCGCTTCATTGGTATTGAGGTCTCATTTTCGCCTGAGTTAGATTCTTATTTTGGCGTTCGTAATGTCAAACGTGGCGTGGAACCTTATGATGAATTGAGAACTCAGATTCGAGAACTCCTTAAAAAGCATGTTACGGAAGCTCGGAATCTTCTGGATGATATTTGGGGGCAGGTTTCGCAAGAATCGAATGAAAGCTTGGGAGAACATCAACCTATTCTTGAAGCAGCTAAGGATGCTAATCGCACTCTGCCAAAGAGTCGTGTAAAAACGTCGATTCCAGAAGAAGAAAAAGAAAAAGTTCTCGCAGATCTAGCGAAAGATATTGTTGGTGACAACAAAGAGAAACAGGAAGAGTATCAGAAGGCAATTAAAGATTTGCCATTTGTCCTCGAATCTGTAGATTTTCCAGGCAACATTCTGATAGACACGCAACACATTGATGGACAGGTTATTATTCGTCTTAATACGCGGCACCGCTTCTACCGTGAAATGTGGGAGCCGCTTAGGAGTATTGCAACTGCTCTACCAGGTAGTATCTCTGGTGATGAGGCAGCTAAGGCTGCTAGACGCTCAATTGAAGCTCTAACTCTCTTAATCATTGCTTATGGTAAAGCTGAGTCTATGGATGAGAATCCACGTGAACACTTTACGGATTTGCGAAGTGATTGGGGTAAGTTCACAGAGTCGCTAATGGGAAAAATCAAAGACATTATCTAA
- a CDS encoding hypothetical protein (IMG reference gene:2510097195) yields MLCSDFVLQLLPLGRFAFRFNPETVRALVPDDVAGVYLLLFEGEGIYIGRSDTCLRTRLAYHPYLRYASYFTYEICRNSHRAFYLEAYWFHRLQRDKFQRFLNCIHPAKPQGFSQRCPFCTPNDSKAIKHVLSKLGILG; encoded by the coding sequence ATGCTTTGCAGTGATTTTGTATTACAACTCCTTCCTCTTGGAAGATTTGCCTTTCGGTTTAACCCGGAAACAGTTCGAGCACTCGTTCCAGATGACGTTGCTGGAGTTTACCTTCTTCTTTTTGAAGGTGAAGGAATCTATATTGGCAGATCAGATACCTGTCTCCGTACTCGTCTTGCATATCACCCTTACTTAAGATATGCCTCTTATTTTACCTACGAGATTTGCAGGAATTCGCACCGTGCTTTCTATCTAGAAGCATACTGGTTTCATCGACTTCAGAGAGATAAATTCCAGCGTTTTCTGAACTGCATTCACCCAGCAAAGCCCCAGGGTTTTTCTCAACGCTGTCCATTCTGTACCCCTAATGATTCAAAGGCGATTAAGCATGTTTTATCAAAGTTGGGAATTTTGGGGTAG
- a CDS encoding hypothetical protein (IMG reference gene:2510097196) has product MCNPLDKRWCVVLELQQSLQHLTPGSLEAEVAEHAISLAINSRNSEQNLKFFRYDLIRNARFSLKRTKARQHRLWQKVASATPAWAEDTTPYASSELESQLRLMLSKSGKQLNQCFTDMLDGKSVASTAKAYGISHRTAIRLRQKVRQIVQAYLDAQEVA; this is encoded by the coding sequence ATGTGTAATCCGCTCGATAAGCGTTGGTGTGTCGTACTTGAACTACAGCAGAGCCTTCAGCATCTCACCCCTGGTTCCTTAGAAGCAGAGGTTGCCGAACATGCAATCTCTTTAGCCATCAATTCTCGGAACTCAGAGCAAAACTTAAAGTTTTTTCGCTACGACCTAATAAGAAATGCAAGGTTCAGCCTTAAACGGACAAAGGCACGTCAGCACCGTCTTTGGCAAAAAGTGGCTTCGGCTACTCCCGCATGGGCTGAGGATACTACACCCTATGCCTCTTCAGAACTGGAGTCTCAGTTGCGGTTGATGCTGTCCAAGTCTGGGAAGCAGTTAAACCAGTGTTTCACTGATATGCTTGACGGCAAAAGTGTTGCAAGCACTGCTAAAGCCTATGGTATTTCTCACCGTACTGCAATCAGGTTACGCCAAAAAGTGCGTCAAATTGTGCAGGCTTATCTTGATGCTCAAGAGGTTGCATAA
- a CDS encoding putative nucleic acid-binding protein (IMG reference gene:2510097197), producing MRVLIDTNIILDFLLQREPFSQEAELLFQAIDVGEVVGYVTATTLTDIFYISRRHTRSIDQARQAVSEILIAMMICAIDRAVLESAFNSGLADFEDAVQIFGAVAQGLEAIVTRDAQGFLSSPIPVLSIQELLQQVRQQNGG from the coding sequence GTGAGGGTTTTAATTGATACCAATATTATTCTGGATTTTTTGTTGCAACGAGAACCTTTTTCTCAGGAGGCGGAACTGCTGTTTCAAGCAATCGATGTGGGCGAGGTTGTTGGCTATGTTACAGCGACAACACTTACGGATATTTTCTACATCTCACGCAGGCATACCCGTAGTATTGATCAAGCGCGGCAAGCAGTCTCAGAAATATTGATTGCTATGATGATTTGTGCGATCGATCGAGCCGTTTTGGAATCAGCCTTTAATTCTGGTTTAGCTGATTTTGAAGACGCTGTTCAGATCTTTGGTGCGGTTGCTCAAGGTTTAGAAGCGATTGTGACCCGTGATGCTCAAGGGTTTTTGAGTTCGCCTATCCCTGTGTTATCGATTCAGGAGTTGTTGCAGCAGGTCAGGCAGCAAAATGGTGGTTGA
- a CDS encoding hypothetical protein (IMG reference gene:2510097198): MSFRELKEQAVRLSVSDRLALVSAIVESLQGISVSPHERSSAIRRMRGLLKTEQPAPTDEEVAVMLEERRVEKYL, translated from the coding sequence ATGTCTTTCAGAGAACTTAAAGAGCAGGCTGTCAGATTGTCGGTGAGCGATCGCCTTGCACTTGTGAGTGCTATTGTTGAGTCACTGCAAGGTATTTCAGTTTCCCCACATGAACGCTCCAGCGCGATTAGACGAATGCGAGGTCTCCTAAAAACAGAACAACCTGCACCGACAGATGAAGAAGTGGCTGTGATGTTAGAAGAGCGACGGGTGGAGAAATATCTGTAG